The Pseudomonas sp. R4-35-07 nucleotide sequence GATCAGCCGCTACGGCTGTCATCACCTCACTCTGCAAGCCGACGTGCGCCCGCGTACCCAGGCCGAGGCGGGCCGGTTGATCGACGGCTGGCAACGCCTGGCCGAGCAGGTGGCTTTCCCGATCCTGCTGGAAACCCACCGTTATCGCCTGACCAGTGACCTGTTGTTCACCCTCGACCTGCTGGCGCAAATGCCTGACCTGAAACTGCTGGCGGACCTGTCCCACTACGTGGTCGGTGGCGAATTGCCCGAACCTGGCGCCGCCGACGACGATGAACAGATACGCACGATTCTGCACCATAGCTGGGGCTTTCATGGGCGCGTAGCCAGCAGTGAACAGGTGCAGGTCGCGCTGGATTTCCCCCAGCATCGAGCCTGGGTAGAACGCTTTCTCGGCTGGTGGCGCTACGGAATCGAGGACTGGTTGGCCCGCCCGAACACCCCCCAAAGCCTGTCCTTCACCTGCGAACTCGGCCCGCCGCCCTATGCGATCACCGGCGCGGATGGCCGGGAACTCAGTGATCGCTGGGCTGAGGCGCTCACCATGAAAACCCTGGTTCGCAACCTATGGAAGCAGTGCCTGGACGATCAACTCAGCAGCCCGGTGCTGACCGCCCCAATCAAAAACACCCCCAGCAGCGCGCGGTAGATCACGAACGGCCAGGTGGAGAAGCGTTCCAGAAACTTCATCAGGCCCCAGATCGCGAAAAACGCCGAGATGCTCGCCACCACCAGGCCGAAGAGCAAGTGCGGCCAGGCGTGGGCGGGCAGGTCGGCGTGCAGCAGCACCCACAGTTCTTTCAGGCCGGCGAGGGCGATGGCGGGCAGGCCCAGCAAGAACGAAAAGCGTGCCGCTTCTTCGCGTTTGAAATTCAGGAACAGCGCGGCGGTCAAGGTCGAGCCCGAGCGCGAGACCCCGGGAATCAACGCGCCGATCTGGGCGATGCCGACGATCAACGCATCACGCAAGCGCATTTCGCTCACCTCGCGGGTGTGACGGGCGCGCAGTTCGGCTGCCGCCAGTAATATCGCCATCACCACACAGGCAATACCGATCACCATCAGCCCGCGCAGCGGCGAGTTGCAGGTATTCAAGGTTGACGACAGCGCCAGGCCGGCGATGCAGATCGGGATGGTCGCCAGCACAATCGCCACCGCCAGCTTGAACCAGCGGTCGTTGTAGTCACCCCGGCGTACGGCACTGATGCTGCCCGTGGTCACTTGCTGCACATCGCGCCAGAAGTAGCTCACCACCGCCGCCAGCGCCGCCAACTGCATCGCTGCGGAAAACGCCGAGCCAGGGTCTTGCCAGCCAAGCAGTGCCGGCACCACGCGCATGTGCGCGGTGGACGACACCGGCAGCAATTCGGTAATGCCCTGGATCACACCCAGGATAAAAATCTGCAGGTAATCCAGGGAGGCAAACCCCACATCCAGGCCGGCGGAGCAGACGTTAGTCAAAATACGTGTCCTTGAAAAAAGGGAGAGCCGGCGAAGTTTATTCTAAATGTTTCTGGATTTCGGCCAGGGGCCAGGGCTATTTGCAATCGGTTCAGCCAATAGAAAGGTTGGGCAATGTATTGGCCTTGCCAGCCGATTTGTGAACAATGGCGCCCTGCGTTTTTTCACCGAGAGCCCCATGCCTGAAACCACTGTCGAATTGATCCAGACCGGCCCTGAACACGCCGAGCTGATCCGCAATCTCTACCAGTACTACGCCTATGAGTCTTCAGATTGGGAGCAGGAAGATGTCGAGGCCGATGGCCGTTTCTACATCCACGACGAGCACCTGGCCCGCTATTGGCATGACCCGCAGTGGAGCGCCAATCTGTTATTGGTCGACGGCTATGTGGCCGGCTTCCTGCTGATCGAAGGCAGCGAACTGCCAGGCATCGATGCCCTGGAGCTGGCCGACCTGTTCATCCTCAAGCGCTACCGCCGCAAAGGCATCGG carries:
- a CDS encoding GNAT family N-acetyltransferase; the protein is MPETTVELIQTGPEHAELIRNLYQYYAYESSDWEQEDVEADGRFYIHDEHLARYWHDPQWSANLLLVDGYVAGFLLIEGSELPGIDALELADLFILKRYRRKGIGRAIATQVLCSGEANWLVRFYDQDEVSQAFWRTVLDNLPRPVQTLELEDEPHLISYLVTHASLH
- a CDS encoding undecaprenyl-diphosphate phosphatase, yielding MTNVCSAGLDVGFASLDYLQIFILGVIQGITELLPVSSTAHMRVVPALLGWQDPGSAFSAAMQLAALAAVVSYFWRDVQQVTTGSISAVRRGDYNDRWFKLAVAIVLATIPICIAGLALSSTLNTCNSPLRGLMVIGIACVVMAILLAAAELRARHTREVSEMRLRDALIVGIAQIGALIPGVSRSGSTLTAALFLNFKREEAARFSFLLGLPAIALAGLKELWVLLHADLPAHAWPHLLFGLVVASISAFFAIWGLMKFLERFSTWPFVIYRALLGVFLIGAVSTGLLS
- a CDS encoding sugar phosphate isomerase/epimerase, which encodes MREFLVFQSLWAMHTEPGPLEAQLDRIAAAGFDGVTDHYWKAAEVARLQAAAAARGLQIEGQLFPQSVDDLARALEVISRYGCHHLTLQADVRPRTQAEAGRLIDGWQRLAEQVAFPILLETHRYRLTSDLLFTLDLLAQMPDLKLLADLSHYVVGGELPEPGAADDDEQIRTILHHSWGFHGRVASSEQVQVALDFPQHRAWVERFLGWWRYGIEDWLARPNTPQSLSFTCELGPPPYAITGADGRELSDRWAEALTMKTLVRNLWKQCLDDQLSSPVLTAPIKNTPSSAR